The following coding sequences are from one Bombus terrestris chromosome 14, iyBomTerr1.2, whole genome shotgun sequence window:
- the LOC100646317 gene encoding neogenin isoform X1 has translation MEPRILPIPLALLTFIVLANAGGLYFTIEPQDVVVEHGSPARLDCEAKSDFGKPSIQWRTDDGQPINFIGDSYRSQLANGSLYINSVYGSSLELTGSYQCLASVDDVGAIVSRTATIKIASSPVFEREPQDTMVYPGQIAYLSCTPLTSSSSLTIQWFKDEHPLLPDDRMTILPSGALEIDDVNIQDIGSYSCNVSNYGQQRSSNKAQLGLLTSDIGQESTPPVFIAKPLQQIAIEESTVTLECAANGYPKPSILWLKDGVAIDLASFQSRYSRVAASSLVISNVQEIDDGSYQCRAENEVETLDAAADLIVQVPPRFIRKPEDKVASENQDLEFECEIYGKPEPKITWLKNGERITLSAYWQIVNGYNLRINGLLPIDAGIFQCIGTNSAGSVRAAARLTINQPKKANPHKSTTPKTVPKKKLLLHRQLYNKTWQHPSTLLGHTMSAFTPNPPLSIGPSDDPADLPGSVKFPNSLYDPKSHFVDDTDSLESIEGSVPSAPRNLSHVIVTARFVTLRWQEPENRNGEILNYYIYYKQEGAQRERVTHRQQKLEAVIQGLQPSMTYQFRVVAVNERGMSGMSSEILQVTTLTEVNVPGPPLNLEGHATSSVSIALSWEKPQVVNGKISKYIITFVEGNNEDITRETTSTMHELVDLVPYTEYSIKVQAVNENGPGVFSRDIVVRTYSAQPTQPPHNVTVEPVSPTSIIIRWEPPLEGQNGIVTGYKIRYRRYDRSPQPVTITTEGNQRSRVLTGLEKHVVYQVRICALNVNGTGPWSEWIQIETYETESDENRVPNTPSNLRTKVMSDYIQVFWNPPKDQSIKVKGYKLGWGKGVPDVEVRLLDGKERSFTIDQLEPITEYVISLRATNDAGDGQPAYANVRTTERSVSEFSVPLLPPVGLKAAVLSDTTVVLYWTDTTLSKTQFVTDNRYYVARYTSHHHSSNPRYKYHNATDLNCMINDLKPNTIYEFAVKLVKGKRESLWSMVVTNQTQEAAPSSAPRDLMIQSIGDRPTSVLVRWQPPKQPNGPITGYITFYSIDNTKWDRDWLLEAVVGDKTECIVKGLQPSTTYYFKIQARNSKGYGPFSTTVPFKTPQSSGMDVYDELHDRDGSGLSNIFIYIIVACSIVLITGTAVVIVVICCKRNPDSPDRKKGYMKDTNQKTNIKPPDLWIHHDQMELKALEKSSINGEASTSGVASNTLPRSNNQDYNQENVHGNSSSLDKRTYVPSYMGNTDEKCSTLSRQHSRGSHKPKLITLPVDSASLHQPIATATPIVNTSMSQPTIHTSCSDTPSVRQNYPRTVAQYSLSRAHITLEPTPESSPDSCNISTSYEPMQSQQLSYGTSGQSYSGNTQYASGHYSNNNQPSSVGGGVDGGSGSKRMQGHPLKSFSVPAPPPQSAPSTPAQQKHGVSQVTVRPTMSGSPYKKPQSSTQLAKNRLASVSNPVHTSEEVERLKPSYSTEELNQEMANLEGLMKDLNAITASEFEC, from the exons ATGGAGCCGCGTATTCTTCCTATCCCGTTGGCTTTGTTGACATTCATCGTATTGG CTAATGCAGGTGGATTGTATTTTACTATCGAGCCACAAGATGTAGTGGTTGAACATGGAAGTCCTGCTAGATTAGATTGTGAAGCAAAAAGTGATTTTGGAAAACCCAGTATACAGTGGAGAACTGACGATGGACAACCGATTAATTTTATTGGAGATAGTTACCG atcTCAATTAGCTAATGGATCTTTGTATATAAATAGTGTTTATGGCAGTAGTCTGGAATTGACTGGAAGCTATCAATGTTTAGCTTCTGTAGATGATGTTGGGGCTATTGTTTCTCGAACTGCCACAATTAAAATTGCAA GTTCGCCAGTATTTGAAAGAGAACCTCAAGATACTATGGTTTATCCAGGACAAATTGCATATTTAAGTTGTACACCTCTCACATCCTCCAGTTCATTGACTATACAATGGTTCAAAGATGAACATCCATTGCTGCCTGATGATAGAATGACAATTTTGCCATCAGGTGCATTAGAAATTGATGATGTTAATATACAAGATATTGGATCATACAGCTGTAATGTTAGTAATTATGGACAACAAAGATCCAGTAATAAAGCACAATTAGGATTGCTAACAAGTGATATTG GTCAAGAAAGTACTCCACCAGTCTTTATTGCTAAGCCATTACAACAAATAGCTATTGAAGAATCAACAGTCACACTTGAGTGTGCTGCCAATGGCTACCCAAAACCAAGTATACTTTGGTTGAAAGATGGTGTTGCCATTGATTTAGCATCTTTTCAATCTAG gTACAGTAGAGTTGCTGCTTCCAGTCTTGTGATCAGTAATGTTCAAGAAATAGATGATGGTTCTTATCAATGTCGTGCAGAAAATGAAGTTGAAACATTAGATGCAGCTGCTGATTTAATTGTACAAG TTCCACCAAGATTTATTAGAAAGCCAGAAGATAAGGTAGCTAGTGAAAATCAAGATTTAGAATTTGAATGTGAAATTTATGGGAAGCCAGAACCGAAAATTACATGGCTCAAAAATGGCGAACGTATTACCTTAAGTGCATACTGGCAAATTGTGAATGG ttACAATCTTAGAATTAACGGCCTACTACCGATAGATGCTGGAATTTTCCAATGCATAGGAACAAATTCTGCTGGAAGTGTACGAGCTGCAGCACGTTTAACAATTAATCAGCCTA AAAAGGCAAATCCCCATAAATCAACTACCCCAAAGACAGTTCCTAAAAAGAAGTTACTATTGCATCGGCAATTGTATAATAAAACGTGGCAGCACCCAAGTACCCTTTTAGGTCACACAATGTCTGCATTTACCCCCAATCCACCGCTTTCCATTGGTCCCTCTGATGACCCTGCAGATCTGCCTGGATCTGTTAAATTTCCTAATTCCCTTTACGACCCAAAATCCCATTTTGTAGATGACACAGACAGCTTGGAATCGATAGAAGGAAGTGTCCCGTCAGCACCAAGGAATTTAAGTCACGTCATTGTCACTGCTAGATTCGTAACTTTACGGTGGCAAGAACCCGAGAATAGAAATGGAGAGATTTtaaattactatatttattacaaacaagAAGGTGCTCAAAG AGAACGAGTTACTCATAGGCAACAAAAATTAGAGGCAGTAATACAGGGTTTACAACCAAGTATGACGTATCAATTTCGAGTAGTCGCCGTGAATGAAAGAGGGATGTCCGGAATGTCCAGTGAAATATTACAAGTTACCACACTTACTGAG GTCAATGTCCCTGGACCTCCACTAAATTTAGAGGGACATGCTACAAGCAGTGTGAGCATTGCGTTATCTTGGGAAAAGCCACAAGTAGTCAAtggaaaaatttctaaataCATAATTACATTTGTAGAG GGTAACAATGAGGACATAACGCGTGAAACTACTAGTACGATGCACGAATTAGTAGATCTCGTGCCTTATACGGAATATAGTATTAAAGTTCAGGCTGTAAACGAGAATGGTCCTGGCGTGTTTAGTAGAGATATCGTAGTTCGGACTTATAGTGCACAACCTACTCAACCACCACACAATGTTACAGTAGAACCAGTTAGTCCTACA AGCATTATAATAAGATGGGAACCGCCACTCGAAGGACAAAATGGAATTGTCACTGGTTATAAAATTCGTTATCGTCGTTACGATCGCAGTCCACAGCCGGTAACTATAACAACTGAAGGAAATCAACGTTCACGAGTACTCACTGGACTTGAAAAACATGTTGTTTATCAAGTTCGTATATGTGCCTTAAACGTTAATGGAACTGGACCTTGGTCAGAATGGATACAGATAGAAACATACGAAACCGAATCTGATGAAAACCGAGTGCCAAATACACCCAGCAACTTAAGAA CAAAAGTAATGTCTGATTATATACAAGTTTTTTGGAATCCACCGAAAGATCAAAGTATTAAAGTAAAGGGATATAAACTTGGATGGGGAAAGGGAGTCCCTGATGTTGAAGTTCGACTTCTTGATGGAAAAGAACGGTCTTTTACCATAGATCAATTGG AACCAATCACTGAGTATGTTATATCACTAAGAGCAACGAATGATGCTGGCGATGGTCAACCAGCATATGCAAACGTAAGAACTACGGAACGTTCTGTGTCTGAATTTTCTGTGCCTTTACTACCGCCTGTTGGTCTTAAAGCCGCTGTTCTGTCTGACACTACAGTCGTACTATACTGGACTGATACAACCTTGTCAAAAACTCAA TTCGTAACGGATAATCGATATTAcgtagcacgttatacgtcacatcatCATAGCAGCAACCCTcgttataaatatcataatgcAACTGATCTTAATTGCATGATAAATGATTTAAAACCCAATACAATATATGAATTTGCAGTCAAGCTTGTTAag GGAAAACGAGAATCGTTATGGAGTATGGTTGTTACGAATCAAACTCAAGAAGCTGCACCTAGTTCTGCGCCCAGGGATCTGATGATTCAGAGTATCGGAGACCGTCCAACTTCAGTTTTAGTGCGTTGGCAACCTCCTAAACAACCAAATGGACCAATTACAG gatatattactttttattcaaTTGATAATACGAAATGGGATCGCGATTGGTTATTGGAAGCTGTAGTTGGAGATAAAACTGAGTGCATTGTGAAGGGCCTCCAACCAAGTACAACCTACTACTTCAAAATCCAAGCACGGAATTCAAAAGGATATGGTCCTTTTTCTACAACTGTTCCATTCAAGACGCCTCAAA GCAGTGGTATGGATGTCTATGATGAATTGCATGATCGAG ATGGAAGTGGactttcaaatatattcatCTACATTATTGTGGCTTGTTCTATTGTTCTTATCACTGGAACAGCAGTGGTGATCGTGGTTATATGTTGCAAGCGCAATCCAGATTCGCCTGATAGGAAGAAAgg ATACATGAAAGACACAAATCAAAAAACAAACATTAAACCACCCGATTTGTGGATTCATCATGATCAAATGGAATTGAAAGCTCTTGAGAAATCTTCAATAAATGGAGAGGCATCTACTAGTGGTGTTGCTAGTAATACCTTACCTAGGTCAAATAACCAGGATTATAATCAAGAGAATGTACATGGAAATTCTAGTTCATTGGATAAACGTACTTACGTACCAAGTTACATGG GTAACACTGATGAGAAGTGCTCAACCCTGAGTAGACAACATAGTCGAGGAAGCCATAAACCTAAACTCATTACACTTCCCGTTGACAGTGCATCTTTACATCAAC CTATAGCGACGGCCACACCGATCGTAAATACAAGCATGTCACAACCAACAATTCATACGTCGTGTAGTGATACGCCATCCGTGAGACAGAATTATCCTCGAACTGTAGCACAATACAGTTTAAGTCGAGCACACATTACTTTAGAACCAACACCGGAATCGAGTCCAGACTCTTGTAATATTTCAACTTCGTATGAACCAATGCAAAGTCAA cAATTATCATATGGTACAAGTGGTCAGTCCTATAGTGGAAATACTCAATACGCTTCAGGACACTATAGCAATAATAATCAACCATCAAGTGTAGGTGGTGGAGTTGATGGTGGTAGCGGTAGTAAAAGGATGCAGGGACATCCTTTGAAAAGTTTTAGCGTGCCAGCACCTCCACCTCAGTCTGCACCTTCAACACCAGCCCAACAAAAACACGGCG TTTCTCAAGTAACAGTAAGACCTACAATGTCTGGAAGTCCATACAAGAAACCACAAAGTTCTACACAGTTAGCAAAGAATCGATTAGCCTCAGTTTCGAATCCGGTGCATACTTCGGAAGAAGTTGAACGGTTAAAG ccTTCTTACAGTACAGAAGAATTAAATCAAGAGATGGCTAATTTAGAAGGCCTTATGAAAGACCTAAATGCCATAACAGCATCTGAATTTGAGTGCTAG
- the LOC100646317 gene encoding neogenin isoform X3 — translation MEPRILPIPLALLTFIVLANAGGLYFTIEPQDVVVEHGSPARLDCEAKSDFGKPSIQWRTDDGQPINFIGDSYRSQLANGSLYINSVYGSSLELTGSYQCLASVDDVGAIVSRTATIKIASSPVFEREPQDTMVYPGQIAYLSCTPLTSSSSLTIQWFKDEHPLLPDDRMTILPSGALEIDDVNIQDIGSYSCNVSNYGQQRSSNKAQLGLLTSDIGQESTPPVFIAKPLQQIAIEESTVTLECAANGYPKPSILWLKDGVAIDLASFQSRYSRVAASSLVISNVQEIDDGSYQCRAENEVETLDAAADLIVQVPPRFIRKPEDKVASENQDLEFECEIYGKPEPKITWLKNGERITLSAYWQIVNGYNLRINGLLPIDAGIFQCIGTNSAGSVRAAARLTINQPKKANPHKSTTPKTVPKKKLLLHRQLYNKTWQHPSTLLGHTMSAFTPNPPLSIGPSDDPADLPGSVKFPNSLYDPKSHFVDDTDSLESIEGSVPSAPRNLSHVIVTARFVTLRWQEPENRNGEILNYYIYYKQEGAQRERVTHRQQKLEAVIQGLQPSMTYQFRVVAVNERGMSGMSSEILQVTTLTEVNVPGPPLNLEGHATSSVSIALSWEKPQVVNGKISKYIITFVEGNNEDITRETTSTMHELVDLVPYTEYSIKVQAVNENGPGVFSRDIVVRTYSAQPTQPPHNVTVEPVSPTSIIIRWEPPLEGQNGIVTGYKIRYRRYDRSPQPVTITTEGNQRSRVLTGLEKHVVYQVRICALNVNGTGPWSEWIQIETYETESDENRVPNTPSNLRTKVMSDYIQVFWNPPKDQSIKVKGYKLGWGKGVPDVEVRLLDGKERSFTIDQLEPITEYVISLRATNDAGDGQPAYANVRTTERSVSEFSVPLLPPVGLKAAVLSDTTVVLYWTDTTLSKTQFVTDNRYYVARYTSHHHSSNPRYKYHNATDLNCMINDLKPNTIYEFAVKLVKGKRESLWSMVVTNQTQEAAPSSAPRDLMIQSIGDRPTSVLVRWQPPKQPNGPITGYITFYSIDNTKWDRDWLLEAVVGDKTECIVKGLQPSTTYYFKIQARNSKGYGPFSTTVPFKTPQSSGMDVYDELHDRDGSGLSNIFIYIIVACSIVLITGTAVVIVVICCKRNPDSPDRKKGYMKDTNQKTNIKPPDLWIHHDQMELKALEKSSINGEASTSGVASNTLPRSNNQDYNQENVHGNSSSLDKRTYVPSYMAIATATPIVNTSMSQPTIHTSCSDTPSVRQNYPRTVAQYSLSRAHITLEPTPESSPDSCNISTSYEPMQSQQLSYGTSGQSYSGNTQYASGHYSNNNQPSSVGGGVDGGSGSKRMQGHPLKSFSVPAPPPQSAPSTPAQQKHGVSQVTVRPTMSGSPYKKPQSSTQLAKNRLASVSNPVHTSEEVERLKPSYSTEELNQEMANLEGLMKDLNAITASEFEC, via the exons ATGGAGCCGCGTATTCTTCCTATCCCGTTGGCTTTGTTGACATTCATCGTATTGG CTAATGCAGGTGGATTGTATTTTACTATCGAGCCACAAGATGTAGTGGTTGAACATGGAAGTCCTGCTAGATTAGATTGTGAAGCAAAAAGTGATTTTGGAAAACCCAGTATACAGTGGAGAACTGACGATGGACAACCGATTAATTTTATTGGAGATAGTTACCG atcTCAATTAGCTAATGGATCTTTGTATATAAATAGTGTTTATGGCAGTAGTCTGGAATTGACTGGAAGCTATCAATGTTTAGCTTCTGTAGATGATGTTGGGGCTATTGTTTCTCGAACTGCCACAATTAAAATTGCAA GTTCGCCAGTATTTGAAAGAGAACCTCAAGATACTATGGTTTATCCAGGACAAATTGCATATTTAAGTTGTACACCTCTCACATCCTCCAGTTCATTGACTATACAATGGTTCAAAGATGAACATCCATTGCTGCCTGATGATAGAATGACAATTTTGCCATCAGGTGCATTAGAAATTGATGATGTTAATATACAAGATATTGGATCATACAGCTGTAATGTTAGTAATTATGGACAACAAAGATCCAGTAATAAAGCACAATTAGGATTGCTAACAAGTGATATTG GTCAAGAAAGTACTCCACCAGTCTTTATTGCTAAGCCATTACAACAAATAGCTATTGAAGAATCAACAGTCACACTTGAGTGTGCTGCCAATGGCTACCCAAAACCAAGTATACTTTGGTTGAAAGATGGTGTTGCCATTGATTTAGCATCTTTTCAATCTAG gTACAGTAGAGTTGCTGCTTCCAGTCTTGTGATCAGTAATGTTCAAGAAATAGATGATGGTTCTTATCAATGTCGTGCAGAAAATGAAGTTGAAACATTAGATGCAGCTGCTGATTTAATTGTACAAG TTCCACCAAGATTTATTAGAAAGCCAGAAGATAAGGTAGCTAGTGAAAATCAAGATTTAGAATTTGAATGTGAAATTTATGGGAAGCCAGAACCGAAAATTACATGGCTCAAAAATGGCGAACGTATTACCTTAAGTGCATACTGGCAAATTGTGAATGG ttACAATCTTAGAATTAACGGCCTACTACCGATAGATGCTGGAATTTTCCAATGCATAGGAACAAATTCTGCTGGAAGTGTACGAGCTGCAGCACGTTTAACAATTAATCAGCCTA AAAAGGCAAATCCCCATAAATCAACTACCCCAAAGACAGTTCCTAAAAAGAAGTTACTATTGCATCGGCAATTGTATAATAAAACGTGGCAGCACCCAAGTACCCTTTTAGGTCACACAATGTCTGCATTTACCCCCAATCCACCGCTTTCCATTGGTCCCTCTGATGACCCTGCAGATCTGCCTGGATCTGTTAAATTTCCTAATTCCCTTTACGACCCAAAATCCCATTTTGTAGATGACACAGACAGCTTGGAATCGATAGAAGGAAGTGTCCCGTCAGCACCAAGGAATTTAAGTCACGTCATTGTCACTGCTAGATTCGTAACTTTACGGTGGCAAGAACCCGAGAATAGAAATGGAGAGATTTtaaattactatatttattacaaacaagAAGGTGCTCAAAG AGAACGAGTTACTCATAGGCAACAAAAATTAGAGGCAGTAATACAGGGTTTACAACCAAGTATGACGTATCAATTTCGAGTAGTCGCCGTGAATGAAAGAGGGATGTCCGGAATGTCCAGTGAAATATTACAAGTTACCACACTTACTGAG GTCAATGTCCCTGGACCTCCACTAAATTTAGAGGGACATGCTACAAGCAGTGTGAGCATTGCGTTATCTTGGGAAAAGCCACAAGTAGTCAAtggaaaaatttctaaataCATAATTACATTTGTAGAG GGTAACAATGAGGACATAACGCGTGAAACTACTAGTACGATGCACGAATTAGTAGATCTCGTGCCTTATACGGAATATAGTATTAAAGTTCAGGCTGTAAACGAGAATGGTCCTGGCGTGTTTAGTAGAGATATCGTAGTTCGGACTTATAGTGCACAACCTACTCAACCACCACACAATGTTACAGTAGAACCAGTTAGTCCTACA AGCATTATAATAAGATGGGAACCGCCACTCGAAGGACAAAATGGAATTGTCACTGGTTATAAAATTCGTTATCGTCGTTACGATCGCAGTCCACAGCCGGTAACTATAACAACTGAAGGAAATCAACGTTCACGAGTACTCACTGGACTTGAAAAACATGTTGTTTATCAAGTTCGTATATGTGCCTTAAACGTTAATGGAACTGGACCTTGGTCAGAATGGATACAGATAGAAACATACGAAACCGAATCTGATGAAAACCGAGTGCCAAATACACCCAGCAACTTAAGAA CAAAAGTAATGTCTGATTATATACAAGTTTTTTGGAATCCACCGAAAGATCAAAGTATTAAAGTAAAGGGATATAAACTTGGATGGGGAAAGGGAGTCCCTGATGTTGAAGTTCGACTTCTTGATGGAAAAGAACGGTCTTTTACCATAGATCAATTGG AACCAATCACTGAGTATGTTATATCACTAAGAGCAACGAATGATGCTGGCGATGGTCAACCAGCATATGCAAACGTAAGAACTACGGAACGTTCTGTGTCTGAATTTTCTGTGCCTTTACTACCGCCTGTTGGTCTTAAAGCCGCTGTTCTGTCTGACACTACAGTCGTACTATACTGGACTGATACAACCTTGTCAAAAACTCAA TTCGTAACGGATAATCGATATTAcgtagcacgttatacgtcacatcatCATAGCAGCAACCCTcgttataaatatcataatgcAACTGATCTTAATTGCATGATAAATGATTTAAAACCCAATACAATATATGAATTTGCAGTCAAGCTTGTTAag GGAAAACGAGAATCGTTATGGAGTATGGTTGTTACGAATCAAACTCAAGAAGCTGCACCTAGTTCTGCGCCCAGGGATCTGATGATTCAGAGTATCGGAGACCGTCCAACTTCAGTTTTAGTGCGTTGGCAACCTCCTAAACAACCAAATGGACCAATTACAG gatatattactttttattcaaTTGATAATACGAAATGGGATCGCGATTGGTTATTGGAAGCTGTAGTTGGAGATAAAACTGAGTGCATTGTGAAGGGCCTCCAACCAAGTACAACCTACTACTTCAAAATCCAAGCACGGAATTCAAAAGGATATGGTCCTTTTTCTACAACTGTTCCATTCAAGACGCCTCAAA GCAGTGGTATGGATGTCTATGATGAATTGCATGATCGAG ATGGAAGTGGactttcaaatatattcatCTACATTATTGTGGCTTGTTCTATTGTTCTTATCACTGGAACAGCAGTGGTGATCGTGGTTATATGTTGCAAGCGCAATCCAGATTCGCCTGATAGGAAGAAAgg ATACATGAAAGACACAAATCAAAAAACAAACATTAAACCACCCGATTTGTGGATTCATCATGATCAAATGGAATTGAAAGCTCTTGAGAAATCTTCAATAAATGGAGAGGCATCTACTAGTGGTGTTGCTAGTAATACCTTACCTAGGTCAAATAACCAGGATTATAATCAAGAGAATGTACATGGAAATTCTAGTTCATTGGATAAACGTACTTACGTACCAAGTTACATGG CTATAGCGACGGCCACACCGATCGTAAATACAAGCATGTCACAACCAACAATTCATACGTCGTGTAGTGATACGCCATCCGTGAGACAGAATTATCCTCGAACTGTAGCACAATACAGTTTAAGTCGAGCACACATTACTTTAGAACCAACACCGGAATCGAGTCCAGACTCTTGTAATATTTCAACTTCGTATGAACCAATGCAAAGTCAA cAATTATCATATGGTACAAGTGGTCAGTCCTATAGTGGAAATACTCAATACGCTTCAGGACACTATAGCAATAATAATCAACCATCAAGTGTAGGTGGTGGAGTTGATGGTGGTAGCGGTAGTAAAAGGATGCAGGGACATCCTTTGAAAAGTTTTAGCGTGCCAGCACCTCCACCTCAGTCTGCACCTTCAACACCAGCCCAACAAAAACACGGCG TTTCTCAAGTAACAGTAAGACCTACAATGTCTGGAAGTCCATACAAGAAACCACAAAGTTCTACACAGTTAGCAAAGAATCGATTAGCCTCAGTTTCGAATCCGGTGCATACTTCGGAAGAAGTTGAACGGTTAAAG ccTTCTTACAGTACAGAAGAATTAAATCAAGAGATGGCTAATTTAGAAGGCCTTATGAAAGACCTAAATGCCATAACAGCATCTGAATTTGAGTGCTAG